Proteins encoded within one genomic window of Candidatus Woesearchaeota archaeon:
- a CDS encoding transcription elongation factor Spt5: METHIYALRTTANREDQVMDFLTANIAKKKLPVYAVIRPHGMRGYIFVEAQDRESADQAIYGIPYARGLLPKEVEYKEIEHMLEQVKTEINIRQGDIVEIISGPFKRENAKVSRIDTTKEEVVVELVEAAVPIPVTLKIDAVKVIRRDTDEPAEG; encoded by the coding sequence ATGGAAACCCACATCTATGCCCTACGAACAACAGCAAATCGAGAAGACCAAGTTATGGACTTCCTGACCGCTAACATCGCAAAGAAGAAATTACCAGTCTATGCAGTAATCAGACCGCATGGCATGAGAGGGTATATCTTCGTTGAAGCTCAAGATAGGGAGAGTGCTGATCAAGCAATTTACGGCATTCCTTATGCCCGTGGACTCCTTCCAAAAGAAGTTGAGTACAAAGAAATTGAACACATGCTTGAACAGGTCAAAACAGAGATTAACATCAGACAAGGAGATATTGTCGAGATTATCTCAGGACCATTCAAACGTGAAAATGCAAAAGTATCACGTATTGACACTACAAAAGAAGAAGTCGTTGTGGAACTTGTAGAAGCTGCAGTTCCCATCCCGGTTACCTTGAAGATTGACGCTGTTAAGGTTATTAGAAGGGATACTGACGAACCTGCGGAGGGTTAA
- a CDS encoding protein translocase SEC61 complex subunit gamma, with product MKTAMQRLRQFTKECIRVLKVTKKPDAQEYKSIVKVTGLGMLAIGLVAFIIVLFKELLF from the coding sequence ATGAAAACAGCAATGCAAAGACTAAGACAATTTACTAAGGAATGCATACGCGTTCTTAAAGTTACTAAGAAGCCTGACGCTCAAGAATACAAGAGCATTGTCAAGGTCACAGGTCTTGGTATGCTTGCAATCGGACTTGTCGCATTCATCATCGTTTTGTTCAAAGAATTACTCTTTTAG